In Candidatus Hydrogenedentota bacterium, a single window of DNA contains:
- a CDS encoding sulfatase-like hydrolase/transferase, with product MHSRSASRNPHPISRRAFLSAAGVGLGTLSLPRGARALDTPLKPPNILLIMTDDQGYGDLSCLGSPHIETPHLDALHAESTRLSNFHVSPTCAPTRAALLTGRYNNRVGVWHTIMGRSILRRGEVTMADYFSDAGYKTGIFGKWHLGDNYPYRPQERGFQECLVHGGGGVGQAPDFWGNDYFDDTYLHNGAPKPFKGYCTDVWFENAARFIEAHRDKPFFCYLPTNAPHSPYRVAPEYSQPFKDKGLSDDQANFHGMVQNIDDNVGRMLKRLNELNLTEKIGVGKAGHPASPPSEPYVRFSRIRLSGRWFHLNDFLASAWS from the coding sequence ATGCACAGCCGTTCCGCGTCACGCAATCCCCACCCCATTTCCCGACGGGCCTTCCTCAGCGCCGCGGGTGTCGGTCTGGGTACGCTCTCACTGCCACGCGGCGCGCGTGCGTTGGACACGCCGCTTAAGCCGCCCAATATCCTCCTCATCATGACCGACGACCAGGGCTATGGCGATCTCTCGTGTCTTGGCAGCCCCCACATCGAAACGCCGCATCTGGACGCGCTCCACGCCGAAAGCACGCGCCTGAGCAACTTTCATGTCAGCCCCACCTGCGCCCCGACGCGCGCCGCCCTGCTGACCGGCCGTTACAACAATCGCGTGGGGGTATGGCACACCATCATGGGGCGATCAATCCTTCGGCGCGGCGAGGTGACGATGGCGGACTATTTTTCGGACGCGGGGTACAAGACCGGGATTTTCGGCAAGTGGCATCTGGGCGACAACTATCCCTACCGCCCGCAGGAGCGCGGCTTTCAGGAGTGCCTGGTCCATGGCGGCGGCGGCGTGGGACAGGCCCCGGATTTCTGGGGCAATGACTATTTCGACGACACCTATCTTCACAATGGGGCGCCCAAACCCTTCAAGGGCTATTGCACGGATGTGTGGTTCGAAAATGCTGCCCGGTTCATCGAGGCCCACCGCGATAAGCCCTTTTTCTGCTACCTACCCACCAACGCCCCCCATTCGCCCTATCGCGTCGCGCCCGAGTACAGCCAGCCCTTCAAGGACAAGGGCCTGTCGGACGACCAAGCCAATTTCCATGGCATGGTCCAGAACATCGACGACAATGTGGGCCGCATGCTCAAGCGACTAAACGAATTGAATTTGACAGAAAAAATAGGGGTAGGGAAGGCCGGTCACCCAGCCTCCCCTCCCTCCGAACCGTACGTGCGGTTCTCCCGCATACGGCTCTCCGGTCGGTGGTTTCATCTAAATGACTTTCTGGCGTCGGCTTGGAGCTGA
- a CDS encoding zf-HC2 domain-containing protein yields MPLECDQIRNEFSALLDNELNPEDRELVEEHLSDCSECLRELHGYKVVSDAYRYHHPVKAPEDFEARFHAAIAPIGRKRNHNWQRWTLAAAAGFTLIAGLAFWQSQFTLKQSAISELALNSPAPESPPPADAPRAMRFQAPAEAVAPDVMMQESAAASVEAAPVPAQESLGASGTGPALNEITSTAAVESEAGLKGEDKAKVAAVPETGGGGFGGGGGGFGGVAMPKAAPAAAPEAATATPVETPVPEMARRTASDAVALKSAPAESDQPALGVANRDKEERVVSQSAMRSEATESAPAVVADSAMPAAAPPASPAPVTLLRWNDLEFTLSGGTWRQAGYAGETLTKVSIPSPEWNGLLDRYTALNTLCDRDEPVIVKLGEVWYSIAKAPTPGNPAR; encoded by the coding sequence ATGCCCCTGGAATGCGACCAAATACGGAATGAATTCTCCGCCCTGCTCGACAATGAGCTGAACCCGGAAGACCGGGAACTGGTGGAGGAGCATCTTTCCGACTGTTCGGAGTGCCTCCGGGAGCTTCACGGCTACAAGGTCGTATCCGACGCCTACCGCTATCATCACCCGGTGAAGGCCCCCGAGGATTTCGAGGCGCGGTTTCATGCGGCCATTGCGCCCATCGGGCGCAAGCGCAACCACAACTGGCAGCGTTGGACGCTGGCCGCCGCCGCAGGCTTCACGCTGATTGCGGGCCTCGCGTTCTGGCAGTCTCAGTTCACCCTGAAGCAATCCGCCATTTCGGAGCTCGCCCTGAACTCCCCCGCGCCGGAATCGCCGCCGCCCGCGGACGCGCCCCGGGCGATGAGGTTCCAGGCGCCCGCCGAGGCAGTTGCCCCGGACGTCATGATGCAGGAAAGTGCCGCCGCGTCGGTCGAAGCTGCGCCTGTCCCCGCGCAGGAGAGCCTGGGTGCCTCCGGCACCGGCCCCGCGCTTAATGAGATCACGTCCACGGCTGCGGTCGAATCAGAAGCTGGCTTGAAGGGTGAAGACAAGGCCAAAGTGGCCGCAGTACCTGAAACGGGTGGCGGTGGATTCGGTGGTGGAGGCGGTGGCTTTGGCGGTGTGGCCATGCCCAAAGCTGCCCCGGCGGCAGCGCCCGAAGCCGCCACTGCGACGCCGGTGGAGACCCCGGTACCGGAAATGGCGCGACGCACGGCCAGTGACGCGGTCGCATTGAAGTCCGCGCCCGCGGAATCGGACCAGCCGGCGCTGGGCGTCGCCAATCGCGACAAAGAAGAGCGTGTCGTCAGTCAGTCGGCCATGCGCAGCGAGGCGACCGAGTCCGCCCCGGCGGTAGTCGCCGATTCGGCAATGCCCGCGGCTGCTCCGCCCGCCTCTCCCGCACCGGTGACATTGCTGCGCTGGAACGACCTTGAGTTCACCCTGTCCGGCGGAACCTGGCGACAGGCGGGCTATGCCGGGGAAACGCTCACGAAGGTCTCCATTCCGTCGCCGGAATGGAACGGCCTGCTGGACCGGTACACCGCCCTGAACACACTGTGCGACCGGGACGAGCCGGTCATCGTCAAGTTGGGCGAGGTGTGGTACTCGATTGCGAAGGCGCCGACCCCGGGAAATCCTGCGCGCTGA
- the ltrA gene encoding group II intron reverse transcriptase/maturase has product MLSALEEGVKGDVWFSLIDKVYRPKNLAAAARKVIANKGAPGVDNVTVQQYERFQDQYLEQLSEALRESTYTPKAIKRRYIPKPGSAEKRPLGIPCVGDRVVQTALRNVLEPIFEREFHENSFGFRPGRGCKDALRVVDRSLKAGSLYVVDADIRKCFDTISHEILMGRVEERIADSRVLALIRTFLNQEVMEDAGAWTPEEGTPQGAVISPLLANIYLNPLDHLMARHGHRMVRYADDSVIVCDSQDEAQAALELLRQWCEEQGLSLHPEKTRIANLNEVGEGFDFLGYRFQQTRAKKIRRWAGRKASTKLRDRVRLLTRRTNGHSMETIITLLNPILRGWFGYFKHSNTSSLRTMDSWIRSRLRSILRGRQGRRGRSRGWRDHLNWPNRFFAKLGLYSLAQLQADARKSFR; this is encoded by the coding sequence ATGCTATCGGCACTCGAAGAGGGTGTGAAAGGAGACGTATGGTTCAGCCTCATTGACAAGGTCTACCGTCCGAAGAACCTCGCCGCCGCAGCCAGAAAGGTCATCGCGAACAAGGGTGCGCCGGGTGTGGATAACGTAACGGTCCAACAGTACGAACGGTTTCAGGACCAATACCTGGAGCAGCTGTCGGAAGCACTACGGGAAAGCACCTACACGCCCAAGGCGATCAAGCGGCGGTATATTCCCAAACCGGGCAGTGCGGAAAAGCGGCCTCTGGGTATCCCCTGCGTGGGTGACCGGGTGGTCCAGACCGCATTGCGCAACGTCCTCGAGCCGATATTCGAGCGAGAGTTCCACGAGAACAGCTTTGGATTTCGACCGGGCCGTGGCTGCAAGGATGCGCTACGCGTAGTGGACCGAAGCCTCAAAGCGGGCAGTCTCTACGTTGTGGACGCGGACATCCGCAAGTGCTTTGACACGATCTCTCACGAAATACTGATGGGTCGGGTCGAAGAGCGCATAGCGGACAGCCGAGTTCTTGCGCTGATACGAACCTTCCTGAATCAGGAGGTCATGGAAGATGCGGGCGCTTGGACCCCGGAAGAAGGCACCCCGCAAGGGGCCGTCATCAGTCCCCTGCTGGCGAACATCTACCTGAACCCGCTGGACCATCTCATGGCCCGACACGGCCACCGGATGGTTCGATACGCCGACGACAGCGTCATTGTCTGCGACAGTCAGGACGAGGCGCAAGCCGCGCTGGAACTGCTACGGCAATGGTGCGAGGAGCAGGGGCTCTCCCTGCATCCGGAGAAAACCCGAATCGCCAACCTTAACGAGGTGGGAGAGGGGTTTGATTTTCTCGGCTATCGATTCCAGCAGACCCGCGCCAAGAAGATACGGCGATGGGCAGGGAGAAAGGCCAGTACCAAACTGCGCGACCGGGTGCGGCTGTTAACACGACGCACCAATGGCCATAGCATGGAGACCATAATCACCCTGTTGAACCCGATTCTCCGGGGTTGGTTTGGCTACTTCAAGCACAGCAACACTTCGAGCCTGCGAACCATGGATAGCTGGATACGAAGTCGACTGCGCAGCATACTCAGGGGACGACAGGGACGTAGAGGAAGAAGTCGAGGGTGGAGAGACCATTTGAACTGGCCAAACCGATTCTTTGCGAAACTTGGGCTGTATTCTCTTGCTCAGCTCCAAGCCGACGCCAGAAAGTCATTTAGATGA
- a CDS encoding sulfatase-like hydrolase/transferase has product MTDNGTAAGDRANMRDQKGSEYEGGHRVPCFIRWPGGNLSKGRDVPMVSAHFDLLPTLLDLCGVPAKDDASFDGISLRPWLEDPQAQEPGRSIIVDSQRIEHPEKWRKSAVLEKNWRLVNGKELYDVQTDPAQQVDRAAEFPDHLARLRNDYEAWWSDVSPSFDQYCPILIGAPGQGPAVLSSHDWHGEHPAWNQNQILKGAAGNGFWAIEIAEAGAYQFDLRRWPTEASAPIRGALEGGAALAISQAEISIGDQALSAPVGEADHATRFTMMLEKGETRLRTEFTCDDGKERGAYYVVAERVS; this is encoded by the coding sequence ATGACGGACAACGGCACGGCGGCGGGTGATCGCGCGAACATGCGCGATCAGAAAGGCAGCGAATACGAGGGCGGCCACCGCGTACCCTGCTTCATCCGATGGCCCGGAGGCAATCTCTCCAAAGGCCGCGACGTGCCCATGGTCTCGGCCCACTTTGACCTTCTCCCCACACTCCTCGATCTTTGCGGTGTGCCCGCCAAGGACGATGCGTCCTTCGACGGGATCAGTCTCCGGCCCTGGCTGGAAGACCCGCAGGCACAGGAGCCGGGCCGATCGATCATCGTGGATTCTCAACGGATTGAGCATCCGGAGAAGTGGCGCAAGTCGGCGGTGCTGGAGAAGAACTGGCGGCTTGTCAACGGAAAGGAGCTTTACGACGTCCAGACCGATCCCGCACAACAGGTTGATCGCGCCGCCGAGTTCCCCGATCACTTAGCGCGGCTCCGCAACGACTACGAAGCCTGGTGGTCGGATGTTTCCCCGAGTTTTGACCAGTACTGCCCCATCCTCATCGGCGCGCCGGGTCAGGGACCCGCTGTGCTCAGCAGCCACGACTGGCATGGCGAGCATCCTGCCTGGAACCAGAATCAGATATTGAAGGGCGCGGCGGGCAATGGCTTCTGGGCCATTGAAATTGCCGAGGCGGGGGCCTACCAGTTCGACCTGCGCCGCTGGCCCACGGAAGCAAGTGCGCCGATCCGGGGCGCACTGGAAGGCGGTGCGGCGCTGGCGATTAGCCAGGCCGAAATTTCCATCGGCGATCAGGCACTGTCCGCACCCGTGGGCGAGGCCGATCACGCGACGCGCTTCACGATGATGCTGGAGAAGGGCGAGACGCGACTAAGGACCGAGTTCACCTGCGATGACGGCAAGGAACGGGGGGCTTACTATGTTGTCGCTGAGCGCGTGTCCTAG
- a CDS encoding class I SAM-dependent methyltransferase: MNTEEYACMRAVEDAHWWYRGLHTLVLHALARHAPSASRIVDIGCGTGGMASRLFGKRLVAALDFNPDALTFCRARGIVPLVRGDGTSLPIATGCADVALVLDVLYHKNVADPGRVLSELRRVLTPGGVVVINVPAYQWLYSSHDVAVQTGRRFTRGQINGLLREAGFDVVESTYWNTALFPAICAVRLLRRWVPPGTSDVKAGNLIINRLLGALLAVERACMRWRPLPFGVSVFVVARVR, translated from the coding sequence GTGAATACGGAAGAGTACGCGTGCATGCGCGCCGTCGAAGACGCCCACTGGTGGTATCGCGGGCTCCACACGCTCGTGCTCCACGCGCTCGCGCGCCACGCGCCTTCCGCGTCTCGCATCGTGGATATCGGCTGCGGAACGGGCGGTATGGCGTCCCGTCTTTTCGGCAAGCGGCTGGTCGCGGCGCTTGATTTCAACCCCGACGCGTTGACGTTCTGCCGCGCGCGGGGCATTGTGCCTCTGGTTCGGGGGGATGGCACTTCTCTTCCCATCGCGACCGGGTGCGCGGATGTGGCGCTGGTGCTGGATGTGCTCTATCACAAGAACGTGGCCGACCCCGGGAGGGTGTTGAGCGAGCTTCGGCGGGTGCTGACGCCGGGCGGCGTGGTGGTGATCAATGTGCCGGCCTACCAGTGGCTCTACTCATCGCATGATGTGGCCGTGCAGACGGGGCGGCGCTTCACCCGGGGCCAGATCAATGGACTGCTGCGCGAAGCGGGCTTCGATGTGGTCGAGTCGACCTATTGGAACACGGCCCTCTTCCCCGCAATCTGCGCCGTGCGCCTGCTGCGGCGCTGGGTTCCGCCCGGCACGTCCGATGTGAAGGCGGGGAACCTGATCATCAATCGCCTGCTCGGTGCGCTGCTGGCCGTGGAGCGGGCCTGTATGCGGTGGCGCCCGCTGCCCTTCGGGGTGTCGGTTTTCGTGGTGGCGCGTGTTCGCTAG